The following are encoded in a window of Mycolicibacterium tusciae JS617 genomic DNA:
- a CDS encoding tyrosine-type recombinase/integrase yields the protein MSVEALAGAPGPTLAERLDALVRPEFRVEVLVPAVGDPILGSPACAVPGCVHSSRYAGLCLAHLARWKKAGRPDRSAWAETADPAVMGHRPLQPCLVAECGFGQHRYQLCYKHSQLWDKCGRPPLDQWRPVLAEVPAPVCALPGCALWAELDGGWCRSHHVRWRQRGRPPAAEFIAYCASYGEDRFDLRALPPGLRLEIGYGLQCRVDTNRTRTTPRSIKPLLDHLAASGAQSLLERPLTEWLAGLPAAAAVNTPRAFLGYAIECLLDLRDGTGWDSEYQRDVWLLRRLGIAGHDGARLDFTAVQPLWLRDLAKRWCRWRMSCGIGLGQLRKDRIAVVRFSQFTPGLANSAGPGTLDRAALEAYLARLAVEISHPKTRSTDIGAVTGFLHAVRQHRWASLPADVQLYPSDQPRRDETPVPRAIPEFVMGQLESPANLDRINDPRIRLLVEILIRTGLRIGDATRLALDCLIRDPQGAVYLRYRNHKMRREAVVPIDDELVALIQAQQTYTRTRFPTTGVLLPRGSANPDGRLPIPTATFHLQLGHWLQDCGVTDELDQPVHVTAHQFRHTAATRWINHDVPQEVVRRLLDHTSHTMTAVYARLADSTVRAQWERAQKINIRGEPVDTTIDGPLADGEWMKQNLARATMTLPNGYCGLPLQKSCPHANACLTCPLFVTTAEFLPQHHRQLEDTRALIARAESDGHTRLAEMNRTVETNLLTIITTLNTEHPDCRCAAADDQTYCGKDSSDAS from the coding sequence GTGAGCGTCGAGGCGCTGGCCGGCGCACCAGGGCCGACGCTGGCCGAGCGCCTGGATGCGCTGGTGCGTCCGGAGTTCCGGGTCGAGGTGTTGGTACCCGCGGTGGGTGATCCCATCCTCGGGTCGCCCGCATGCGCGGTGCCCGGGTGTGTGCACTCCAGCCGCTATGCCGGGCTGTGTCTGGCGCACCTGGCCCGCTGGAAAAAGGCCGGTCGCCCGGACCGGTCGGCATGGGCGGAAACCGCGGATCCCGCGGTGATGGGTCATCGACCGCTTCAACCTTGTCTGGTGGCCGAGTGCGGGTTCGGCCAGCACCGATATCAGCTGTGCTACAAGCATTCCCAACTATGGGATAAGTGCGGGCGCCCACCGCTGGATCAGTGGAGGCCGGTGCTTGCCGAGGTGCCGGCGCCGGTGTGTGCGCTGCCGGGGTGTGCGTTGTGGGCGGAACTGGACGGGGGCTGGTGCCGGTCGCATCATGTTCGGTGGCGGCAGCGGGGCCGCCCGCCGGCCGCCGAGTTCATCGCGTACTGCGCCAGCTACGGCGAGGACCGTTTCGACCTGCGGGCGCTGCCGCCAGGGCTGCGGCTGGAGATTGGCTACGGACTGCAGTGCCGCGTCGATACGAACCGGACTCGCACCACGCCGCGTTCCATCAAGCCGCTGCTGGATCATCTGGCCGCCAGCGGCGCCCAGTCGCTGTTGGAGCGTCCGTTGACCGAATGGCTGGCCGGGCTACCTGCTGCTGCGGCGGTGAACACGCCGCGGGCGTTCCTGGGCTATGCCATCGAATGCCTGCTTGACTTGCGTGACGGAACAGGCTGGGACAGCGAATACCAACGTGACGTGTGGCTGTTGCGCCGCCTCGGAATCGCCGGCCACGACGGAGCCCGGCTGGATTTCACTGCGGTGCAACCACTATGGCTGCGTGACCTGGCCAAGCGGTGGTGCCGCTGGCGCATGTCGTGTGGGATCGGGCTGGGCCAGCTACGCAAGGACCGTATCGCCGTCGTGCGCTTCTCGCAGTTCACGCCCGGGTTGGCGAACTCGGCCGGCCCGGGCACGCTGGACCGGGCGGCGCTGGAGGCCTACCTGGCCCGGCTGGCCGTCGAAATTTCACACCCGAAGACCCGCAGCACCGACATCGGGGCGGTGACCGGCTTCCTGCACGCCGTGCGCCAGCACCGGTGGGCGTCGCTGCCCGCGGACGTGCAGCTCTATCCCAGCGACCAGCCCCGCCGCGACGAGACACCCGTACCGCGGGCGATTCCCGAGTTCGTCATGGGCCAGCTCGAAAGCCCGGCCAACCTCGATCGCATCAACGACCCTCGGATCCGGCTACTCGTGGAGATCCTCATCCGCACCGGCCTGCGCATCGGGGATGCCACCCGGTTGGCATTGGACTGTCTGATCCGCGACCCGCAGGGCGCGGTCTATCTGCGCTACCGCAACCACAAGATGCGCCGCGAAGCGGTCGTCCCCATCGACGATGAACTGGTCGCCCTGATCCAGGCGCAGCAGACGTATACCCGGACACGGTTCCCCACCACCGGTGTACTGTTGCCGCGCGGCAGCGCCAACCCCGATGGGCGCCTACCCATCCCGACCGCGACATTCCACCTCCAGCTCGGCCATTGGCTGCAAGACTGTGGCGTCACAGATGAACTCGACCAACCAGTCCACGTCACCGCGCACCAATTCCGGCACACCGCGGCGACCCGGTGGATCAACCATGACGTGCCACAAGAAGTGGTCCGGCGCCTGCTCGATCACACCAGCCACACCATGACCGCGGTGTATGCCCGCCTGGCCGACAGCACCGTCCGCGCCCAGTGGGAACGCGCCCAGAAGATCAACATCCGCGGTGAACCCGTCGACACCACGATCGACGGGCCGCTCGCCGATGGTGAATGGATGAAGCAGAACCTGGCCCGCGCGACAATGACGCTGCCCAACGGCTACTGCGGTCTGCCGCTGCAGAAATCGTGCCCACACGCCAACGCGTGTTTGACCTGTCCACTGTTCGTCACGACCGCCGAATTCCTGCCGCAGCACCACCGCCAGCTCGAGGACACCCGCGCATTGATCGCCCGCGCCGAATCCGACGGACACACCCGCCTGGCTGAGATGAACCGCACCGTCGAAACCAACCTGCTCACCATCATCACCACCCTCAACACCGAGCACCCCGACTGCCGATGCGCCGCGGCAGACGACCAAACATACTGCGGAAAGGACTCATCCGATGCGTCATGA
- a CDS encoding tyrosine-type recombinase/integrase translates to MTGPGLRVQAVVMPFGDRQSWTLLDRDFVVVEPAEAFLSHLHAVERSPNTVKAYAHDLRDWFEFLDQRGLVWSQVRLEDVGRFVAWLRLPGSARLGNVAALPTVDSVCTEATVNRKLSAISAFYEFHQRHGVDLGDLLTTWQRQGTRGGSWRPLLAHLGARPERSRRIRLRAEQRIPETLDAEQIAAIVAACGRLRDQFLFSMLAASGLRIGEALGLRHSDIDAAARLVSVVPRRNVNGARAKGVSGRHVPVGAGVIRLYADYLHTEYGDLDSDYVFVNLWSGPVGRPMTYAGVYDLVCRIRERTAISFGPHTFRHSYATELLRRGVAVEVVAHLLGHSSIATTGDTYAHLKVEDTRRALVTAGWLADQDEPR, encoded by the coding sequence ATGACGGGCCCTGGGCTGCGGGTGCAGGCGGTGGTGATGCCGTTTGGTGATCGTCAGTCGTGGACGCTGCTCGATCGCGATTTTGTGGTGGTCGAGCCGGCCGAAGCGTTCTTGTCGCATCTGCATGCCGTGGAGCGGTCACCGAACACGGTCAAGGCGTATGCGCATGACCTGCGGGACTGGTTCGAGTTTCTCGACCAGCGTGGCCTGGTGTGGTCGCAGGTGCGGTTGGAGGACGTGGGCCGGTTCGTGGCGTGGCTGCGGCTGCCGGGCAGCGCACGGCTGGGTAATGTCGCGGCGCTGCCGACGGTCGATAGCGTTTGCACGGAGGCGACGGTGAACCGGAAGCTGTCGGCGATCTCAGCGTTCTACGAGTTTCATCAACGTCACGGGGTGGACTTGGGCGATCTGTTGACGACCTGGCAGCGGCAGGGAACACGTGGTGGATCGTGGCGTCCGCTGTTGGCGCACTTGGGAGCTCGCCCGGAACGCAGCCGGCGGATCCGGCTACGAGCCGAGCAGCGCATCCCTGAGACGTTGGATGCCGAGCAGATCGCAGCGATCGTGGCGGCCTGTGGCCGGCTGCGGGACCAGTTCCTGTTTTCGATGCTGGCTGCGTCGGGGTTACGGATTGGTGAGGCGTTGGGGTTGCGGCACAGCGATATCGACGCCGCGGCCCGGTTGGTGTCAGTGGTGCCGCGACGCAACGTCAACGGAGCGCGGGCCAAGGGGGTCAGTGGTCGACACGTGCCGGTGGGGGCCGGGGTGATCCGGCTATATGCCGATTACCTGCACACCGAGTACGGCGACCTGGACAGTGACTACGTGTTCGTCAACCTGTGGTCGGGACCGGTCGGGCGTCCCATGACGTACGCCGGTGTCTATGATCTGGTCTGCCGGATTCGGGAACGGACCGCAATCTCGTTCGGACCGCATACGTTTCGGCACTCCTATGCCACAGAGTTGTTGCGTCGCGGGGTGGCGGTGGAGGTGGTGGCCCACCTGTTGGGTCACTCCTCAATCGCCACGACCGGCGACACGTATGCGCATTTGAAGGTCGAAGACACTCGCCGTGCGTTGGTGACTGCGGGGTGGCTGGCGGATCAGGACGAGCCGCGGTGA
- a CDS encoding DUF4226 domain-containing protein, protein MTIQLEAAQALAVVERARSLFGTPGPVATSGAPLQTAAESVSGAGQQMSGLSGQLVDRHASVVQQQNRELVTAGRTDSTLEARLANAAQITEGGARQMDTIVAQTRSIAEVAGSARTPAAEMMVLKALRTQVARAQSVVVSTQQQSSQAAGEVRALSYGSGELPQAPAELPTDKPGEDPPHGEDPRYWLDVTKLTYVGDGELAPPNYKQVGPNLWYPDPEGGLGYVPPPPPAKYPLDLSDVRVIDPDSGALFPPGYQQVAPGIGVPHPDSYYGAQPPWPKPQQPIDIRDVVEIAPDQLAPWGYVEYMPGWWVPDPSRP, encoded by the coding sequence GTGACCATTCAGCTTGAGGCGGCCCAGGCGCTGGCGGTGGTCGAACGCGCCCGCTCGCTGTTCGGTACACCCGGGCCTGTGGCGACGTCGGGAGCTCCTCTGCAGACGGCCGCGGAATCCGTCAGCGGCGCGGGCCAGCAGATGTCGGGCCTGTCTGGTCAGCTCGTCGATCGGCATGCGTCGGTGGTACAGCAGCAGAACCGGGAGCTGGTCACCGCCGGCCGTACCGACTCCACCTTGGAAGCGCGATTGGCCAACGCGGCGCAGATCACTGAGGGCGGGGCGCGCCAAATGGACACGATTGTCGCCCAGACACGCTCGATCGCCGAGGTGGCCGGATCGGCTCGCACGCCGGCGGCGGAGATGATGGTGCTCAAGGCCCTGCGGACGCAGGTCGCCCGCGCCCAGTCGGTAGTGGTCTCGACTCAGCAGCAGTCCAGCCAGGCCGCCGGCGAAGTGAGAGCGCTCAGCTACGGCTCCGGTGAGTTGCCCCAGGCTCCGGCCGAGCTTCCTACCGACAAGCCGGGGGAAGACCCACCGCACGGTGAAGATCCGCGGTACTGGCTCGATGTCACCAAGTTGACCTACGTGGGTGACGGAGAGCTCGCGCCACCGAACTACAAGCAGGTGGGCCCCAACCTCTGGTATCCAGACCCTGAGGGCGGCCTGGGGTATGTGCCGCCCCCGCCGCCGGCAAAGTACCCCCTCGATCTGAGCGACGTTCGGGTGATCGACCCCGACTCCGGTGCGCTCTTCCCGCCGGGCTATCAGCAGGTCGCTCCGGGAATTGGTGTCCCACACCCTGATTCCTATTACGGTGCGCAGCCGCCGTGGCCCAAGCCGCAGCAGCCCATTGATATCCGCGACGTGGTTGAGATAGCGCCAGATCAGCTTGCCCCGTGGGGTTACGTGGAGTACATGCCCGGGTGGTGGGTTCCCGATCCGTCCAGGCCCTAG
- a CDS encoding PIN domain-containing protein encodes MAVTNWLIDKSAYTRLVASPDAQAWVERIERGLVRMSTVTRLQIGYSFRNGPQARSESGAPPLALMPLEYLTPAAEDRAVGVQLQLADRGLHRAPAIPDLLVAAVAEMAGLTVLALDTDFDLIAQVTGQAVERLRL; translated from the coding sequence GTGGCGGTGACCAACTGGCTCATCGACAAATCGGCCTACACCCGACTGGTGGCCTCCCCAGACGCCCAGGCCTGGGTCGAGCGCATCGAACGCGGCCTCGTGCGCATGAGCACCGTCACCCGCCTACAGATCGGCTACTCGTTCCGGAACGGGCCGCAGGCCCGCAGCGAATCAGGCGCACCGCCGCTGGCATTGATGCCGCTCGAGTACCTAACCCCAGCCGCCGAGGACCGCGCCGTGGGCGTGCAGCTCCAGCTGGCCGACCGTGGGCTGCACCGCGCCCCGGCGATCCCCGATCTGCTGGTGGCCGCGGTCGCCGAGATGGCCGGCCTCACCGTGCTCGCCCTCGACACGGACTTCGACCTGATCGCGCAAGTCACCGGACAAGCCGTCGAACGGCTCCGCCTATGA
- a CDS encoding serine/threonine-protein kinase encodes MTAPEGQPTPPTHIAGYRVERVLAVTAMATVYLVHSPTLPRREVLKVLQPEHANGDHVRAQFLHEADITAGLEHPNIVRVFSRGETDTGQLWIAMEYVDGTNAETALHDGQMTPERAVHIITEVARALDYAHSHGVVHQDIKPSNFLIAAQKLPGGLDRVVLTDFGAALSPHSRGTGDGPMSATLAYSAPEVITGTSALDGRADVYALACTLFRLLTGDHPYPTDAGVGATVKAHMDTTPPRVSDRLSWASPQLDSVIAKALAKNPADRYPTAGDFAAEASAALTLPQPSAPAAPPADRDEPPPHTELGRAESHGAAADFISLLPHTRAVSQRRQLLAALAVAAVLIIALSVWLIGRGSDPPDTAPTAAPPTTTAAPPAALQDLRRLLPSGYPADACTPAPSPDGATVITCGPNTDPGGPRSATYTLAGGPEALRTTFDQLVESTTVVVCPGNIQSPVLCPTGVSKTFREVRRRGWGQWS; translated from the coding sequence ATGACCGCACCAGAGGGCCAGCCCACACCACCCACCCACATCGCCGGATACCGCGTCGAGCGGGTCCTGGCCGTCACGGCGATGGCGACGGTCTACCTGGTGCACAGTCCCACCCTGCCGCGCCGGGAAGTACTCAAAGTGCTTCAACCCGAGCACGCCAACGGCGACCACGTTCGCGCCCAGTTCCTCCACGAAGCCGACATCACCGCCGGGCTCGAACATCCCAACATCGTGCGCGTGTTCAGCCGCGGCGAGACCGACACCGGCCAACTGTGGATCGCCATGGAGTACGTCGACGGAACCAACGCCGAGACTGCGCTGCACGACGGACAGATGACACCCGAGCGCGCAGTCCACATCATCACCGAGGTCGCCCGAGCCCTGGACTACGCGCACTCCCACGGGGTCGTGCACCAAGACATCAAACCCTCGAACTTCCTGATCGCCGCCCAGAAACTGCCGGGCGGTCTCGACCGCGTCGTGCTCACCGACTTCGGTGCCGCCCTGTCCCCCCACAGCCGCGGAACTGGCGACGGGCCCATGAGCGCCACCCTCGCCTACAGCGCGCCCGAAGTCATCACCGGGACATCAGCTTTGGACGGACGCGCCGACGTCTACGCCCTCGCATGCACGCTCTTTCGGCTGCTGACTGGAGACCACCCCTACCCGACAGACGCCGGGGTCGGCGCCACAGTAAAAGCTCATATGGACACCACCCCGCCCCGAGTGTCCGACCGGCTCAGCTGGGCCTCACCACAACTAGACAGCGTGATCGCCAAGGCGCTGGCCAAGAATCCCGCTGACCGCTACCCCACCGCCGGCGACTTCGCGGCCGAGGCCAGCGCGGCACTCACCCTCCCCCAGCCCTCGGCTCCAGCGGCACCGCCCGCCGATCGCGACGAGCCGCCACCCCACACTGAGCTAGGCAGGGCCGAGTCCCACGGCGCAGCAGCGGATTTCATCAGCCTGCTCCCACACACCCGTGCCGTCTCACAACGGCGCCAGCTGCTCGCGGCACTCGCAGTCGCCGCCGTGCTCATCATCGCCCTGTCGGTGTGGCTTATCGGACGCGGCTCCGACCCGCCCGACACCGCGCCCACGGCGGCGCCACCGACGACCACCGCGGCCCCGCCCGCAGCGCTGCAAGATCTCCGGCGGCTACTCCCGTCCGGCTATCCCGCCGACGCATGCACCCCAGCACCATCCCCCGATGGCGCGACGGTGATCACCTGCGGACCAAACACCGACCCCGGTGGACCCCGCAGCGCCACCTACACCCTGGCCGGCGGACCCGAGGCGCTGCGCACCACGTTCGACCAGCTCGTCGAATCCACGACAGTGGTCGTCTGCCCCGGCAACATCCAGTCGCCCGTTCTCTGCCCGACAGGCGTGTCGAAGACGTTTAGAGAGGTGCGGCGGCGAGGATGGGGGCAATGGTCGTGA
- a CDS encoding site-specific integrase codes for MADASADGWTLHFYDFQQRFVSVDDVIPGVGDVRAWAKRNGARDGTPFFLDPWGRADALVNAYWRDPLVRGRATGTLRRYALSLKVWLDFLHAMSVRWDQASRSELAAFKEWRLSAEENPHNVSPNSFCVDRAAIRGFYSWAAEQHGIDNPVRARAIATSWMGGGQAVLESTPSGMRRADVKWLTPQAFRLWQNLGLRGFTMEGMPRDDWRGATEDRDVAFVEGLFGTGLRIGEWASMLAIEVPEPGSEGLMRSRVASHCAKGGSGRAFWMRRRVAQQVHFYLQEGSRTAAVARAQRAGRYEQIADRWIVEHVRRDGQLEVIDATGSRRTVRLDALGPSTRMTLFRRGRDGLEPMWLWLNHDGTPRPKHSWYKTFDRANTRVAKVLAPSGGTPLWCRPHMLRHSFALRWFCIATFVAWRRTDMLTKQEQRDFRNQLGDVWFLLATLLGHRSAEVTRSVYLEPFQALQVEELIALMDADDRQSLERLVATVGVGEPRVLTVPM; via the coding sequence ATGGCTGATGCTTCGGCTGATGGTTGGACTCTTCATTTCTACGACTTCCAGCAGCGCTTCGTATCGGTCGACGACGTGATTCCAGGGGTGGGTGATGTCAGGGCCTGGGCGAAGCGAAATGGTGCGCGTGATGGCACTCCGTTCTTCCTTGATCCGTGGGGCCGGGCGGATGCGTTGGTGAACGCCTATTGGCGAGATCCGCTGGTGCGGGGACGAGCAACGGGGACGCTGCGTCGTTACGCCTTGTCGTTGAAGGTGTGGCTGGATTTTCTGCACGCGATGAGCGTTCGATGGGATCAGGCGTCGCGATCGGAACTAGCTGCGTTCAAGGAATGGCGGCTGTCGGCTGAGGAGAATCCTCACAATGTGAGTCCAAATAGTTTCTGTGTCGACCGCGCGGCAATCCGCGGTTTCTACTCGTGGGCGGCCGAACAGCACGGAATCGACAACCCCGTCCGAGCCCGTGCGATTGCCACGTCTTGGATGGGCGGGGGCCAAGCCGTGTTGGAGAGCACACCGTCGGGAATGCGCAGGGCCGACGTGAAATGGCTTACCCCGCAAGCATTTCGGTTGTGGCAGAACCTGGGGTTGCGCGGTTTCACGATGGAGGGCATGCCGCGCGACGATTGGCGGGGAGCGACTGAGGATCGCGACGTCGCATTCGTGGAGGGATTGTTCGGGACGGGTTTACGAATCGGCGAGTGGGCCAGCATGCTGGCCATCGAGGTGCCCGAGCCGGGCTCGGAGGGGCTGATGCGTTCGCGCGTCGCGTCTCATTGCGCGAAGGGCGGTAGCGGCCGAGCGTTCTGGATGCGGCGCCGCGTCGCCCAACAAGTCCACTTCTATCTGCAGGAAGGTAGTCGTACTGCTGCCGTTGCCCGTGCGCAACGCGCCGGTCGGTATGAGCAGATCGCGGATCGTTGGATCGTTGAACATGTCCGCAGGGATGGGCAGCTGGAGGTCATCGATGCGACGGGATCGCGTCGTACGGTTCGGCTGGATGCACTCGGGCCGTCCACACGAATGACGTTGTTCCGCCGGGGACGTGATGGCCTGGAACCGATGTGGCTGTGGCTGAATCACGACGGGACACCTCGCCCTAAACATTCCTGGTACAAGACATTCGACCGCGCGAACACCAGGGTCGCGAAAGTGCTTGCACCATCAGGGGGTACGCCGTTGTGGTGCCGTCCCCACATGCTGAGGCATTCCTTTGCGCTGCGGTGGTTTTGCATCGCCACGTTCGTGGCGTGGCGCCGTACCGATATGTTGACCAAGCAGGAGCAGCGCGACTTCCGTAATCAGCTTGGCGATGTCTGGTTTCTGCTGGCGACACTTCTCGGACATCGCAGTGCTGAGGTGACACGCAGCGTCTATCTCGAGCCGTTTCAGGCGTTGCAGGTGGAGGAGCTCATCGCGCTGATGGATGCCGATGATCGGCAATCCCTTGAGCGTCTCGTCGCAACGGTCGGCGTCGGAGAGCCTCGTGTATTGACAGTCCCAATGTGA
- a CDS encoding ArsR/SmtB family transcription factor — translation MTCRTDPSLAFLPETDSGVEMVAKFFRALGDPGRLRLLEFLVTTEHTVTECVTHVGLSQSRVSSHLACLSDCGYVQVRRSGRFAHYKVADPRVADLVMLARSLAADNAAALADCVRITPARDQQVPV, via the coding sequence GTGACCTGCCGAACCGATCCGAGCCTGGCGTTCCTGCCCGAGACCGACAGCGGGGTGGAGATGGTGGCCAAGTTCTTCCGGGCGCTCGGTGACCCCGGCCGGCTGCGGCTGCTGGAGTTCCTGGTGACCACCGAACACACCGTGACCGAATGCGTGACCCACGTCGGGCTGTCTCAAAGTCGGGTCTCGAGCCATTTGGCGTGCCTCTCGGACTGCGGCTATGTCCAGGTCCGCCGTTCGGGGCGGTTCGCCCACTACAAGGTGGCCGACCCCCGGGTGGCCGATCTGGTCATGCTGGCGCGCTCATTGGCTGCCGACAATGCGGCCGCGCTGGCCGACTGCGTGCGCATCACCCCGGCCCGCGACCAGCAGGTGCCGGTCTGA
- the merA gene encoding mercury(II) reductase, with product MRYDLAIIGSGGAAFAAAIAATRLGRSVAMIERATPGGTCVNVGCVPSKALLAAAEARHSPAVAARFPGITASAGAVDGPALIAGKDALVEGLRTEKYVDLAADYGWEIIAGSAGFVSDAGGMGLDVELSGGRVTRVEAEHYLIATGSAPWAPPIDGLADTGYLTSTTAMELDRLPESMIVLGGGYVALEQAQLFARLGTAVTVVTRSNLTSQEEPEVSAVLQGVFGDEGIRVNTHVTVTAVRRDENGYTLTADRGTQQLHLRAEQLLVATGRRPVTAGLNLEAVGVKTGRRGEIVVDEYLRTSNERIWAAGDVTGGPQFVYVAAAQGTLVADNALGEAARTLDYTALPRVIFTSPAIASVGMTDAHATDAGIQCDCRVLPLAYVTRALVNRDTRGLVKLVAQADTGRLLGVHVVAENAGDVITAATYALTAGMTVDQLAHTWAPYLTMAESLKLAAQAYTSDVAKLSCCAG from the coding sequence ATGCGGTATGACCTGGCGATCATCGGATCCGGCGGGGCTGCGTTCGCCGCCGCCATCGCCGCCACCCGGCTGGGGCGCAGCGTGGCGATGATCGAACGGGCCACCCCGGGCGGGACGTGCGTGAACGTCGGGTGCGTGCCGTCCAAGGCGCTGCTCGCCGCCGCCGAGGCCCGCCACAGCCCGGCGGTGGCGGCCCGGTTTCCCGGGATCACTGCCAGCGCGGGAGCGGTGGACGGTCCAGCGTTGATCGCCGGGAAGGACGCGCTGGTCGAGGGACTGCGGACCGAAAAGTACGTCGACCTCGCCGCCGATTACGGCTGGGAGATCATCGCGGGCAGCGCCGGGTTCGTCTCCGATGCCGGCGGGATGGGCCTGGACGTCGAGTTGTCGGGCGGCCGGGTCACCCGCGTCGAGGCCGAGCACTATCTGATCGCCACCGGTTCCGCGCCGTGGGCGCCTCCCATCGACGGATTGGCCGACACCGGATATTTGACGTCGACCACCGCGATGGAACTGGACCGCCTGCCCGAATCGATGATCGTGCTCGGCGGCGGCTACGTCGCGCTCGAGCAGGCGCAGTTGTTTGCCCGCCTGGGCACCGCGGTAACCGTGGTGACGCGCTCGAACCTCACCTCCCAGGAGGAACCGGAGGTCTCTGCCGTTCTGCAGGGCGTCTTCGGTGATGAGGGCATCCGGGTGAACACCCACGTCACCGTGACGGCCGTGCGCCGCGACGAAAACGGCTACACCCTCACCGCCGACCGCGGCACGCAACAGTTGCATCTGCGTGCCGAGCAGCTGCTGGTGGCCACCGGCCGCCGACCGGTCACCGCCGGGCTAAACCTGGAGGCGGTCGGGGTCAAGACCGGGCGGCGCGGAGAAATCGTGGTCGACGAATACCTGCGCACCAGTAACGAGCGGATCTGGGCTGCCGGCGATGTGACCGGAGGACCGCAGTTCGTCTACGTCGCCGCCGCCCAGGGCACCCTGGTCGCCGACAACGCCCTCGGCGAGGCGGCCCGCACCCTGGACTACACCGCCCTGCCGCGGGTCATCTTCACCAGCCCCGCCATCGCGTCGGTCGGCATGACCGACGCCCACGCCACCGACGCCGGCATCCAATGTGACTGCCGCGTACTGCCGTTGGCGTATGTGACCCGGGCGCTGGTCAACCGCGACACCCGCGGCCTGGTCAAACTCGTCGCCCAGGCCGACACCGGACGGCTGCTCGGGGTACACGTCGTCGCCGAGAACGCCGGCGACGTCATTACCGCCGCCACCTACGCGCTGACCGCCGGGATGACCGTCGACCAACTCGCCCACACCTGGGCCCCATATCTGACCATGGCCGAATCCCTCAAACTCGCCGCCCAGGCCTACACCTCCGACGTCGCCAAACTGTCCTGCTGCGCCGGCTGA
- a CDS encoding MerC family mercury resistance protein: MSVSPTPATDPVARALPPRWQRWLPRGAALVAGFATLCCLGLTALVSLLTAIGATFLTTDATLKPLLAVSLVITIVASGFTWRRHCNPLPVLLTVVAAGVIFWSLYGTQLFGHVAGGHGGDPMGDGMGANTPSAGLPGGVGVWVGLALLLTAQVWDVWRLRQLKRQNSCAA; this comes from the coding sequence ATGTCTGTGTCCCCGACCCCCGCCACCGACCCCGTTGCCCGTGCGTTGCCGCCGCGGTGGCAACGCTGGCTGCCCCGCGGCGCCGCCCTGGTCGCCGGTTTCGCCACCCTGTGTTGCCTCGGGTTGACCGCGCTGGTGTCCTTGCTCACCGCGATCGGCGCCACGTTCCTGACCACCGACGCCACCCTGAAACCGCTGCTGGCCGTCAGCCTCGTCATCACCATTGTGGCCAGCGGGTTCACGTGGCGTCGGCACTGCAACCCGCTGCCCGTGCTGCTCACCGTGGTCGCGGCCGGGGTGATCTTCTGGTCCCTCTACGGCACCCAGCTGTTCGGTCACGTCGCCGGCGGGCACGGCGGCGACCCCATGGGCGACGGCATGGGCGCAAACACCCCCAGCGCTGGGCTGCCCGGCGGGGTGGGGGTGTGGGTTGGACTGGCGCTGCTGCTCACCGCCCAGGTGTGGGACGTCTGGCGGCTGCGCCAACTCAAACGCCAGAACTCCTGCGCCGCTTGA
- the merB gene encoding organomercurial lyase MerB, with protein sequence MTPDIAQITHHLNDSLGGTDNPSSTRWLFRPLLELLAQGQPVTIDQLADATASTVDQVRDTLATTPDTEYDDRGRIVGSGLTLRPTPHRFEIDGRQLYTWCALDTLIFPAILGRTAAVTSPCRSTGQPVHLTIGTDGITSVDPATAVVSIVTPDAPASIRATFCNHVYFFATRDAAEPWLAENPSATIVSVADAFQLGRPLTETLLGSDAPPDCC encoded by the coding sequence ATGACCCCCGACATCGCCCAAATCACCCACCACCTGAACGACTCGCTCGGCGGCACCGACAACCCCAGCTCGACGCGCTGGCTGTTCCGACCGCTGCTCGAACTCCTCGCCCAGGGACAGCCGGTAACCATCGACCAGCTCGCTGATGCCACCGCCAGCACCGTCGACCAGGTGCGCGACACTCTGGCCACCACCCCCGACACCGAATACGACGACCGGGGCCGCATCGTTGGCAGCGGTTTGACACTGCGCCCCACCCCGCACCGCTTCGAGATCGACGGACGACAGCTCTACACCTGGTGCGCGCTGGACACGCTGATCTTTCCCGCCATCCTCGGCCGAACCGCCGCGGTCACCTCGCCGTGCCGCAGCACCGGGCAACCCGTGCACCTCACCATCGGCACCGACGGGATCACCAGTGTCGACCCGGCGACCGCCGTGGTGTCGATCGTCACCCCCGATGCACCCGCCTCGATCCGGGCAACGTTCTGCAACCACGTCTACTTCTTCGCCACCCGCGACGCCGCCGAGCCCTGGCTCGCCGAGAACCCCTCGGCCACCATCGTTTCCGTCGCCGACGCCTTTCAACTCGGCCGACCGCTAACCGAGACCCTCCTCGGAAGCGACGCCCCGCCGGACTGCTGCTAG